The following coding sequences are from one Vibrio syngnathi window:
- the ccmA gene encoding cytochrome c biogenesis heme-transporting ATPase CcmA, translating to MLEVSNLTAIRDDRVLFESLSFQLKPGELVQVEGRNGTGKTTLLRIITGLGDRDDGTISWDGESIESSRDVYHQNLLFLGHQTGVKRELSAYENLSFYQSIHSSGTSKEELYNALAQVGLAGREDVPAGQLSAGQQRRVALARLWLSKQMLWILDEPLTAIDKQGVKVLESLFSQHADNGGIVLLTTHQDMFADSPKLRKIKLGE from the coding sequence ATGCTAGAAGTCTCAAATTTAACTGCTATTCGTGACGACAGGGTTCTGTTTGAATCGTTGTCTTTTCAATTGAAACCCGGAGAACTGGTTCAAGTTGAAGGTCGTAACGGTACTGGGAAAACGACACTCCTTAGGATTATCACTGGGCTAGGCGATCGCGATGACGGCACTATCTCTTGGGATGGCGAATCTATTGAGTCGAGTCGAGATGTGTATCACCAAAATTTGCTTTTCTTGGGTCATCAAACCGGCGTGAAGCGTGAGCTTAGTGCCTATGAGAATCTGAGCTTCTATCAATCGATTCACAGTAGTGGAACGAGTAAGGAAGAACTTTACAATGCATTGGCTCAAGTAGGGCTTGCTGGTAGAGAAGACGTCCCAGCAGGACAACTTTCAGCGGGGCAACAGCGCCGTGTAGCGTTGGCTCGCCTGTGGTTGAGTAAGCAAATGTTATGGATTTTAGACGAACCACTGACTGCGATAGATAAGCAGGGTGTTAAGGTTCTGGAGTCTCTTTTTTCTCAGCATGCAGATAACGGTGGCATTGTGTTATTAACCACGCACCAAGATATGTTTGCTGATAGCCCGAAACTAAGAAAAATAAAGTTGGGTGAGTAA
- a CDS encoding heme lyase CcmF/NrfE family subunit has translation MIAEIGHFAMILSLGLALLLSVLPLYGAARNNTLLMNSARPLSWGMFGFLAISFFILCYAFYTNDFTIQYVASNSNSQLPWYYRITAVWGAHEGSLLLWVLIQAGWTVAVATFSRGMPQESVARVLAIMGLITVGFLLFIIVTSNPFLRTLPFFPVDGRDLNPLLQDPGLIIHPPMLYMGYVGFSVAFSFAIASLMSGRLDTAWARWSRPWTIAAWLFLTVGIALGSWWAYYELGWGGWWFWDPVENASFMPWLAGTALMHSLAVTEKRGTFKAWTVLLAISAFSLSLLGTFLVRSGILVSVHAFASDPARGMFILGFLVFVIGGSLLLFAVKGASVRVRGNFDLVSRENALLGNNILLIAALVVVLVGTLLPLVHKQLGLGSVSIGAPFFDMLFFWLMIPFSFLLGIGPLIRWKRDNLSKLVKPMMISGALSLGLSALMVTMLADRFSGTAFAGWVMAFWIIFMHGFELHERATHRHTFLKGLTKLPRSHWAMMCGHIGLAVTVIGIAMVQNYSIERDVRLAPGESYQLEEYSFLFTGVRDKDGPNYDGYIADFEITKEGKYINTLHAEKRFYTTAKSMMTEAAIDRGVTRDLYIAMGERLDDNKSWAVRIYYKPFVRWIWAGSLIMSIGGVIAISDRRYRFRKPTKKSTKEQEA, from the coding sequence ATGATAGCCGAGATCGGCCATTTTGCGATGATCCTGTCTTTGGGACTTGCACTGCTGCTAAGCGTGCTCCCACTGTATGGAGCCGCTCGAAATAACACATTATTGATGAACAGTGCACGACCGTTGTCGTGGGGTATGTTCGGATTCCTAGCGATTTCGTTTTTTATCTTGTGTTACGCGTTCTACACTAACGATTTTACGATTCAATACGTAGCAAGTAACTCGAATAGCCAACTGCCTTGGTACTACCGAATCACTGCGGTCTGGGGGGCTCATGAAGGCTCACTACTGCTTTGGGTTCTAATCCAAGCGGGTTGGACGGTAGCCGTTGCAACGTTTAGTCGTGGTATGCCTCAAGAGTCTGTGGCTCGCGTACTCGCGATTATGGGTTTGATTACTGTCGGCTTCTTGCTGTTCATTATCGTAACGTCTAACCCGTTTTTACGTACATTGCCTTTCTTCCCTGTTGATGGCCGTGACTTGAACCCACTACTGCAAGATCCGGGTTTGATTATTCACCCGCCAATGCTTTACATGGGTTATGTAGGTTTCTCTGTTGCGTTCTCTTTCGCAATCGCTTCTCTAATGAGCGGTCGTTTAGATACGGCATGGGCTCGTTGGTCTCGTCCTTGGACAATCGCTGCTTGGTTATTCCTAACAGTAGGTATCGCTCTAGGTTCATGGTGGGCTTACTACGAACTTGGCTGGGGTGGCTGGTGGTTCTGGGATCCAGTAGAAAACGCTTCATTCATGCCTTGGTTAGCTGGTACTGCTCTAATGCACTCACTAGCGGTAACCGAAAAGCGAGGCACATTTAAAGCTTGGACAGTATTACTGGCTATCTCTGCATTCTCGCTAAGCTTACTAGGTACATTCTTAGTTCGTTCGGGCATCTTGGTATCGGTTCACGCATTCGCGTCGGATCCTGCTCGCGGTATGTTTATTCTAGGTTTCCTAGTCTTTGTTATCGGTGGTTCACTGCTGTTGTTCGCCGTTAAAGGCGCATCGGTTCGTGTTCGCGGTAATTTTGATTTGGTTTCTCGTGAAAACGCACTGCTTGGTAACAACATCTTATTGATTGCTGCGCTTGTCGTTGTGTTAGTCGGTACGCTACTGCCATTAGTTCACAAACAGTTAGGCTTGGGTTCGGTATCTATCGGTGCACCATTCTTTGATATGTTGTTCTTCTGGTTAATGATCCCGTTCTCGTTCTTACTTGGTATCGGTCCTCTGATCCGTTGGAAACGTGACAACCTATCTAAGCTCGTTAAACCTATGATGATCTCAGGTGCACTCTCACTGGGCTTAAGTGCGCTAATGGTTACGATGCTGGCTGACCGTTTCAGCGGTACCGCTTTTGCTGGTTGGGTAATGGCATTCTGGATTATCTTCATGCATGGCTTTGAGCTTCATGAACGTGCGACACACCGTCATACATTCCTGAAAGGCCTGACTAAACTACCTCGTAGCCACTGGGCGATGATGTGTGGTCACATTGGTTTGGCCGTGACAGTGATTGGTATTGCGATGGTGCAAAACTACAGCATCGAACGTGACGTACGCTTAGCACCAGGTGAAAGCTACCAACTTGAAGAGTACAGCTTCCTGTTTACAGGAGTTCGTGACAAAGATGGCCCTAACTACGATGGTTACATTGCTGACTTTGAAATTACCAAAGAAGGCAAATACATCAACACGCTTCACGCTGAAAAACGTTTTTACACAACCGCTAAGTCGATGATGACAGAAGCGGCGATTGATCGTGGCGTAACGCGCGACCTTTACATCGCAATGGGTGAGCGTTTAGACGACAATAAATCTTGGGCTGTGCGTATCTACTACAAACCATTTGTACGTTGGATCTGGGCTGGTTCTCTGATTATGTCGATTGGTGGTGTTATTGCTATCAGTGACCGTCGTTACCGCTTCCGTAAGCCAACGAAAAAGTCTACTAAAGAGCAGGAGGCTTAA
- a CDS encoding DUF2802 domain-containing protein yields MFEALPLSPVALISGVGVFTLFIVILISKVKSAIQKQIDKSRLQVRNLDKELQKSSKQLLEVRSVVVGLGQKVTEQQDLIKHLNERIVELEHADTDGRLYTRATKMVQLGAGINELIEECELPKAEAELMMSLQNKLAGKEKIPSLRSNPSPYDEQPAPPRDRRDPTRRR; encoded by the coding sequence ATGTTTGAAGCGCTTCCTTTAAGCCCCGTCGCTCTGATATCTGGCGTTGGGGTTTTTACGTTATTCATTGTGATTTTGATTAGCAAAGTAAAAAGTGCGATTCAAAAGCAGATCGATAAGTCACGCCTGCAAGTTCGTAACTTGGACAAAGAGCTTCAAAAGTCGAGTAAGCAATTACTCGAGGTTCGCTCTGTTGTGGTTGGTCTTGGCCAGAAAGTGACTGAACAGCAAGATCTGATAAAGCATTTGAATGAACGTATTGTTGAGTTGGAACATGCGGACACCGACGGGCGTCTGTATACGCGTGCAACAAAAATGGTGCAGCTTGGTGCTGGGATAAACGAACTGATCGAAGAGTGTGAATTACCTAAAGCGGAAGCTGAGCTGATGATGTCTCTGCAGAATAAGCTCGCAGGTAAAGAAAAAATTCCTTCGTTAAGAAGTAACCCTTCACCGTATGACGAACAACCTGCACCCCCTCGTGATCGCAGAGACCCGACTCGACGTCGTTAA
- the ccmE gene encoding cytochrome c maturation protein CcmE, which yields MNPRRKKRLGIILAIFFGISATVGLMVYALNQNMDLFYTPTELVNGKDGKKPEVGQRLRIGGMVVVGSVSRDNESLRVSFDLADVGPKVTILYDGILPDLFREGQGIVAQGVLKDATTIEAFEVLAKHDEEYMPSEVAEAMKKTHEPLQYTTEQKEGNAQ from the coding sequence ATGAACCCAAGACGCAAAAAGAGGCTAGGCATTATCTTAGCGATCTTTTTTGGTATCAGTGCAACTGTTGGATTGATGGTTTATGCACTTAACCAGAACATGGATCTGTTCTATACACCAACTGAGCTCGTCAACGGCAAAGATGGTAAAAAACCTGAAGTGGGTCAACGCTTACGTATTGGTGGCATGGTTGTAGTCGGCTCGGTAAGCCGTGACAATGAATCATTGCGTGTAAGCTTCGATTTGGCTGATGTAGGCCCTAAAGTGACGATTCTATATGATGGCATCCTTCCTGATCTTTTCCGTGAAGGCCAAGGTATTGTTGCTCAAGGTGTCCTTAAGGATGCAACGACAATTGAAGCGTTTGAGGTGTTGGCAAAGCACGATGAAGAATATATGCCTTCTGAAGTTGCTGAAGCAATGAAGAAAACTCATGAGCCTTTGCAATACACGACTGAACAAAAAGAAGGAAATGCTCAATGA
- a CDS encoding chemotaxis protein CheW — protein MSHMSEVEVRKDQTNDEVLQWVTFQLEEETYGINVMQVREVLRYSEIAPVPGAPDYVLGIINLRGNVVTVIDTRSRFGLMQGEITDNTRIIVIESERQVIGILVDSVAEVVYLRSSEIDTTPSVGTDESAKFIQGVSNRDGKLLILVDLNKLLSEDEWDEMAHL, from the coding sequence ATGTCTCATATGAGTGAAGTTGAAGTAAGAAAAGATCAAACTAATGATGAAGTGCTTCAATGGGTAACATTTCAACTCGAAGAAGAAACTTACGGCATCAATGTAATGCAAGTACGTGAAGTATTGCGTTATAGCGAGATTGCTCCAGTACCGGGCGCTCCAGACTACGTTTTAGGTATTATCAACCTGCGTGGTAACGTTGTTACTGTTATTGACACTCGTTCTCGCTTTGGTTTGATGCAAGGTGAAATCACAGATAACACTCGCATTATCGTTATTGAATCTGAGCGCCAAGTAATTGGCATCCTAGTAGATAGCGTTGCTGAAGTGGTTTACCTGCGTTCTTCTGAAATCGACACAACACCAAGTGTTGGTACTGATGAAAGTGCTAAGTTCATCCAAGGTGTTAGCAACCGTGATGGTAAGCTGCTTATCTTAGTAGATCTAAACAAACTACTAAGCGAAGATGAGTGGGATGAGATGGCTCATCTGTAA
- the ccmI gene encoding c-type cytochrome biogenesis protein CcmI has product MTLFWISTIILSLAAIFLIVLPFINKKANNDEMLRDELNKAFYKDRLVELEVEAEEGLVDNQQELIADLKQSLLDDVPAQKEMKKTQISTLGVVVPSIVLVVVVTYGMYFQFGALDKVQHWQEVSSNLPELSKKLMSSEGGALTDDELEDLTLALRTRLHYQPKDSTGWLLLGRIALANRDAETAKDSMQRAYKLEPKNEDVQLGYAQALMLSPDDADQNQARLILSRLIQNDYVDLRVFSLLAFDAFERQDYPGAVKYWSIMQQMIGPQDSRYEMLSRSIESAQKKMGNAMGVDQGKTVAVTLELSGDVNAAPSSVLVVSVHRADGSPMPIAAARYPLGTFPRTVVLDDGNSMLEGQKLSSLETLMVRARLDTDGNVSTRDGDWYGESEVVELGAPVTIDINKQY; this is encoded by the coding sequence ATGACTCTATTTTGGATTTCTACCATTATCCTTTCGCTAGCAGCTATTTTCTTAATTGTTCTGCCCTTCATAAATAAGAAGGCGAACAATGATGAAATGCTTCGCGACGAGTTGAACAAAGCATTCTATAAAGATCGTCTCGTTGAGCTCGAAGTAGAAGCAGAAGAAGGCCTTGTTGATAACCAACAAGAGCTGATCGCTGATTTGAAACAGTCTCTACTTGATGATGTACCTGCGCAGAAAGAGATGAAGAAGACCCAAATCTCAACATTGGGCGTCGTAGTACCATCTATTGTCCTAGTCGTGGTTGTTACATATGGTATGTACTTTCAGTTTGGTGCTCTGGATAAAGTCCAACACTGGCAAGAAGTGAGTTCAAACCTTCCTGAGTTGTCTAAAAAGCTAATGTCATCGGAAGGTGGTGCATTAACGGATGATGAACTAGAAGATTTGACTCTGGCACTTCGTACTCGTCTGCACTATCAACCAAAAGATTCGACAGGTTGGTTACTATTAGGTCGTATTGCATTGGCTAACCGCGACGCGGAAACTGCGAAAGATTCGATGCAAAGAGCTTACAAGCTTGAGCCAAAGAATGAAGATGTTCAGCTAGGTTATGCACAAGCATTGATGCTTTCACCTGATGATGCGGATCAAAACCAAGCTCGTTTAATTTTGAGCCGTTTGATTCAAAACGACTATGTTGATCTTCGTGTGTTCTCGTTGCTAGCGTTTGATGCGTTTGAGCGTCAAGACTACCCAGGTGCTGTTAAGTACTGGAGCATCATGCAACAGATGATTGGTCCACAAGACAGTCGCTATGAAATGTTGTCGCGCAGTATTGAAAGTGCACAGAAGAAAATGGGCAATGCTATGGGCGTTGACCAAGGTAAAACTGTTGCTGTAACGCTTGAATTATCTGGTGATGTGAATGCTGCCCCTAGTTCAGTGTTAGTTGTATCAGTGCACAGAGCAGACGGCTCACCAATGCCTATTGCTGCGGCTCGTTATCCGCTAGGAACTTTCCCTCGTACTGTCGTTCTTGATGATGGCAACAGCATGTTGGAAGGGCAGAAGCTGTCCAGCCTTGAAACTCTAATGGTTAGAGCTAGGCTTGATACAGATGGTAACGTTTCAACTCGAGACGGTGATTGGTACGGTGAAAGTGAAGTGGTTGAACTGGGTGCCCCAGTTACCATTGATATCAATAAGCAATATTAA
- a CDS encoding chemotaxis protein CheW: MSANNESTMTQPSLSSEQAIDDYFTALLGDENFESDAFFVDESSDESQTKKPEPEPEPEPEPEPEPEPEPEPEPEPEPEPEPQLSTSHYSSYAEIRAAEFEVPNLEDVQKLLSRLEATNVVDELNLDELMDQNTQQIAQQADMQMFDAAVESVQVTVDPEIQDWDLPEPELAVESERVVEAEALETEVPVTEHFEVKAAESDLESPQIDPVTELETQAGGAGQFTSWETTARTEDFQVLYFDVNGVTFAVPLDELGGIHRLEEVSHIIGKPAWYLGLQTNRDSKLDVVDTAKWVMPEKLLCDDYKDNYQYIVILGESLWGLASTELKGTELLNTDKVRWRETAGKRPWLAGMVKEKMCALIHVEALTAMLNAGLDVKSLG; this comes from the coding sequence ATGAGCGCGAATAACGAATCGACAATGACGCAACCAAGTTTATCGAGTGAACAAGCAATCGATGATTACTTTACTGCGCTGTTAGGTGATGAAAACTTTGAATCTGATGCTTTTTTTGTTGACGAGTCTAGCGACGAATCACAAACTAAAAAGCCAGAGCCAGAGCCAGAGCCAGAGCCAGAGCCAGAGCCAGAGCCAGAGCCAGAGCCAGAGCCAGAGCCAGAGCCAGAGCCAGAGCCAGAGCCACAATTGTCGACAAGTCACTATTCAAGCTACGCTGAAATACGCGCCGCAGAATTTGAAGTGCCTAATCTTGAGGATGTTCAGAAACTTCTGAGTCGGTTAGAAGCAACGAATGTCGTTGATGAGCTGAATCTAGATGAGTTGATGGATCAGAACACACAGCAAATTGCTCAGCAGGCAGACATGCAAATGTTTGACGCTGCAGTTGAGTCTGTTCAAGTGACTGTAGACCCTGAAATTCAAGATTGGGATCTTCCTGAACCAGAATTAGCCGTTGAAAGCGAACGGGTCGTCGAAGCTGAAGCGCTTGAAACTGAAGTGCCCGTAACTGAACATTTTGAAGTTAAGGCGGCTGAATCCGATCTTGAATCTCCTCAAATCGATCCAGTTACCGAACTTGAAACCCAAGCCGGAGGAGCCGGTCAGTTTACATCTTGGGAAACGACGGCTAGAACTGAAGATTTTCAAGTACTGTATTTTGATGTCAACGGTGTGACGTTTGCGGTGCCACTTGATGAGCTCGGGGGGATCCATCGCCTTGAAGAGGTAAGTCATATTATTGGTAAACCTGCTTGGTATTTGGGGTTGCAAACTAATCGTGACAGTAAGCTGGATGTGGTTGATACCGCAAAATGGGTAATGCCTGAAAAGCTATTATGTGATGATTATAAAGATAACTATCAATATATAGTAATACTTGGCGAAAGCTTGTGGGGGCTTGCGAGCACAGAGCTCAAAGGTACCGAGCTGCTTAATACAGATAAAGTACGCTGGCGAGAAACGGCAGGCAAACGGCCATGGCTCGCTGGTATGGTAAAAGAAAAAATGTGTGCTTTGATTCATGTTGAAGCATTAACCGCCATGCTAAATGCAGGGCTAGACGTAAAATCATTGGGCTAA
- a CDS encoding heme ABC transporter permease, with translation MWKWLHPYAKAETSYQLAGKLLPWFSILALLCLSAGTVWGLAFAPSDYQQGDSFRIIYIHVPSAIWSMGVYMSMAIAAFIGLVWQVRLSDMAALAMAPIGAVFTFIALLTGAVWGKPMWGAWWVWDARLTSELILLFLYLGVIALHHAFDDQKTAAKAAGILAIVGVINLPIIHFSVEWWNTLHQGATITKFDKPSISSDMLWPLLLNIFGFAFFFGAVTMVRFRNEIISKESHRPWVRKLAANKA, from the coding sequence ATGTGGAAATGGCTCCATCCCTACGCCAAAGCAGAAACCTCTTATCAGCTTGCTGGTAAACTTCTGCCATGGTTTTCGATCCTAGCGCTATTGTGTCTATCCGCCGGTACTGTCTGGGGGCTTGCATTTGCGCCTTCTGATTACCAGCAAGGCGATAGCTTCCGAATTATCTATATCCATGTTCCATCTGCAATTTGGTCTATGGGTGTATACATGTCGATGGCAATTGCTGCCTTTATCGGTTTGGTATGGCAGGTAAGGTTATCAGACATGGCTGCTTTGGCTATGGCGCCTATCGGTGCTGTATTTACCTTTATTGCGTTATTAACTGGCGCAGTTTGGGGTAAACCAATGTGGGGGGCTTGGTGGGTTTGGGATGCACGTTTAACTTCAGAGCTGATTCTTCTATTCTTATATTTGGGTGTGATTGCACTTCACCACGCGTTTGACGACCAAAAAACCGCAGCAAAAGCAGCCGGCATTTTGGCGATCGTTGGTGTAATTAACCTACCTATCATTCACTTTTCAGTAGAGTGGTGGAACACACTCCACCAAGGCGCGACAATTACTAAGTTTGATAAGCCTTCTATTTCAAGTGACATGCTATGGCCGCTTCTTCTTAACATCTTCGGTTTTGCCTTTTTCTTTGGTGCTGTGACTATGGTTCGTTTTAGAAACGAAATCATCAGTAAAGAGAGTCACCGTCCATGGGTTCGCAAGCTAGCGGCTAATAAAGCGTAG
- the ccmB gene encoding heme exporter protein CcmB: MISSMTTIIRRELLIAFRRQADIFNPLWFFIIVITLFPLSIGPEPNLLARIAAGIVWVAALLSALLSLERLFRDDFQDGALEQMMLMPIPLQLVVLSKVIAHWLLTGLPLILISPLLAVLLSLDFDTWLSVVLTLSVGTPALSFIGAIGVALTVGLQKGGVLLSLLILPLYIPILIFATSAIDAAALGVAYTGQLAVLGAMLMGAMTLTPFAISAALRVSVN; this comes from the coding sequence ATGATCTCTTCAATGACAACGATCATCCGACGTGAGCTATTGATCGCATTTCGTCGCCAAGCCGATATCTTTAACCCTCTGTGGTTTTTTATTATTGTCATCACCCTTTTCCCATTGAGTATCGGCCCTGAGCCAAACCTACTTGCGCGTATTGCTGCGGGTATTGTTTGGGTAGCGGCTTTGCTTTCTGCATTGCTCTCGTTAGAGCGTTTATTTCGTGATGATTTTCAAGATGGCGCGCTTGAGCAGATGATGTTGATGCCCATCCCGTTGCAGTTGGTAGTCTTGTCCAAGGTCATAGCACACTGGTTATTGACAGGGTTACCATTAATACTGATCAGTCCGTTGTTGGCGGTACTGCTGTCCTTGGATTTCGATACTTGGTTATCGGTAGTCTTAACGTTATCGGTAGGTACGCCTGCATTAAGCTTTATTGGTGCGATTGGTGTGGCTTTAACGGTTGGATTACAAAAAGGTGGTGTGCTGTTAAGTCTGCTTATTTTGCCGTTGTATATCCCAATTCTTATATTTGCTACATCAGCGATTGATGCCGCAGCACTAGGCGTTGCGTATACCGGACAACTAGCTGTATTAGGGGCAATGCTAATGGGCGCGATGACGCTCACCCCATTTGCCATCAGTGCAGCACTGAGAGTGAGTGTTAACTAG
- a CDS encoding ParA family protein: MIVWSVANQKGGVGKTTTTVTLAGLLALKGHRVLLVDTDPHASLTTYLGYDSDTVESSLFDLFQLRQFSTQAVRELTIQTEIEGIDIIPAHMSLATLDRVMGNRSGMGLILKRALAALKNDYDYVLIDCPPILGVMMVNALAASDRILIPVQTEFLAMKGLERMIRTLTIMQKSRKTPFKVTIVPTMYDKRTKASLQTLTQLKDDYPNQVWTSAVPIDTKFRDASLKRLPASHFASGSRGVFAYKQLLIYLERLAINERE, encoded by the coding sequence ATGATTGTTTGGAGTGTTGCAAACCAAAAAGGTGGCGTTGGGAAAACGACAACGACAGTGACCCTAGCCGGCTTACTTGCCTTAAAGGGCCATCGTGTGTTGTTGGTTGATACTGACCCTCATGCATCACTAACCACCTATCTGGGTTACGACTCAGATACGGTGGAATCGAGCCTGTTTGACCTGTTCCAGCTGCGTCAGTTTTCTACGCAAGCTGTGAGAGAGTTGACAATACAGACTGAAATTGAAGGTATCGATATTATTCCCGCACACATGTCATTGGCGACATTAGACCGTGTAATGGGAAATCGAAGTGGTATGGGTTTGATCTTAAAGCGAGCTTTGGCCGCTTTGAAAAATGACTATGACTACGTGCTTATCGATTGCCCACCTATTCTTGGTGTGATGATGGTGAATGCGCTGGCTGCTAGTGATCGTATCTTGATTCCGGTACAGACTGAATTTTTGGCAATGAAGGGGTTAGAGCGCATGATTCGCACTCTAACCATTATGCAGAAGTCTCGTAAAACACCGTTTAAGGTGACGATTGTCCCGACGATGTACGACAAGCGAACCAAAGCGTCATTGCAAACATTGACTCAGCTTAAAGATGACTACCCAAACCAAGTTTGGACATCTGCTGTGCCAATTGATACCAAGTTTAGAGATGCCAGTCTAAAGCGTTTACCTGCATCTCATTTTGCATCGGGTAGCCGTGGCGTGTTTGCCTATAAACAGCTGCTTATTTATCTCGAGAGGTTAGCGATAAATGAGCGCGAATAA
- a CDS encoding cytochrome c-type biogenesis protein, with protein sequence MIKKTLIALFATFAISATVSAAPIEFHEFDTVDQEQQFKELSNTLRCPKCQNNTIGDSNAELAVDLRQKVYEMTKDGKSKQDIIDYMIARYGNFVTYNPPLTLATSILWVGPFAVVVFGFGLIILRSRKSKSKAVESDKDWDADKEARLKALLDEENDGDKK encoded by the coding sequence ATGATTAAGAAGACACTGATTGCTCTATTCGCTACATTTGCTATTTCGGCGACTGTTTCTGCTGCGCCTATCGAATTTCATGAATTTGATACCGTTGATCAAGAGCAGCAGTTCAAAGAGCTAAGCAACACGCTGCGTTGCCCTAAATGTCAGAACAACACCATTGGTGATTCGAACGCAGAGCTTGCGGTTGATTTACGCCAAAAAGTGTATGAAATGACAAAAGATGGCAAGTCGAAGCAAGACATCATTGATTACATGATTGCTCGCTACGGTAACTTTGTTACTTACAACCCACCACTCACATTAGCCACATCAATCCTTTGGGTTGGTCCGTTTGCGGTAGTCGTGTTTGGTTTCGGTTTGATCATTTTACGAAGCCGAAAGTCAAAGTCGAAAGCAGTAGAGTCAGATAAAGACTGGGATGCAGACAAAGAAGCTCGTTTAAAAGCGTTACTCGATGAAGAGAACGACGGAGATAAGAAGTAA
- the ccmD gene encoding heme exporter protein CcmD, producing MYFESLSDFFAMGGYASYVWSAFGITFLAMIILLVVSVRRGKQLLNEVQAKIDRQARIDAAKNMENTL from the coding sequence ATGTATTTTGAATCTCTGAGTGATTTCTTTGCCATGGGTGGCTACGCCTCATATGTATGGAGTGCATTTGGAATCACATTCCTCGCGATGATCATTTTACTGGTCGTAAGCGTTCGTCGTGGTAAGCAATTATTAAATGAAGTACAAGCTAAGATTGACCGTCAAGCTCGTATTGATGCAGCAAAAAATATGGAGAACACTCTATGA
- a CDS encoding DsbE family thiol:disulfide interchange protein, with amino-acid sequence MNKKILFIPLIAFMVLAGIFATQLMRNQSGDDPTKLESVLIGKPVPEFGLEDLEHPGKFHDQAIFKGEPLLLNVWATWCPTCYAEHSYLNKLAGQGVKIIGLNYKDDRNKAVGWLKELGNPYLISLFDGNGMLGLDLGVYGAPETFLIDANGVVRYRHVGDVNPTNWASTLEPMYQELLEEAK; translated from the coding sequence ATGAACAAGAAGATTTTATTCATTCCATTGATTGCGTTCATGGTTCTAGCTGGAATCTTTGCGACTCAATTGATGCGTAACCAGTCGGGTGATGACCCGACTAAACTTGAATCGGTATTGATTGGTAAGCCAGTACCTGAGTTCGGTTTAGAAGACTTAGAGCATCCAGGCAAGTTTCATGATCAAGCTATCTTTAAAGGTGAGCCACTGCTTCTAAATGTGTGGGCGACTTGGTGTCCTACTTGTTATGCAGAGCACTCTTACTTGAATAAGTTAGCGGGTCAAGGCGTTAAGATTATTGGCCTTAACTACAAAGATGATCGCAATAAAGCGGTAGGTTGGTTAAAAGAGCTGGGCAATCCATACTTGATCAGCCTGTTCGATGGTAACGGCATGCTAGGTCTTGACCTTGGTGTGTATGGCGCTCCAGAGACTTTCCTCATTGATGCTAACGGCGTAGTTCGTTATCGCCATGTTGGTGACGTGAACCCAACTAACTGGGCATCGACGCTTGAGCCGATGTACCAAGAGTTGTTGGAGGAAGCGAAATGA